A stretch of Henckelia pumila isolate YLH828 chromosome 4, ASM3356847v2, whole genome shotgun sequence DNA encodes these proteins:
- the LOC140894789 gene encoding sulfate transporter 4.1, chloroplastic-like isoform X1 — protein MAEISFSSPSAGDLAAARQPVKIIHLQHPSSSPRATLSSLANNHGFFSSWQTKMKRMTLTDWIQLFLPCYRWISTYKWREYLQPDLMAGITVGIMLVPQSMSYAKLAGLRPIYGLYSGFLPIFVYTIFGSSRQLAIGPVALTSLLVSNVLGNIVDSSEQLYTDLAILLALMVGVLECIMGLLRLGWLIRFISHSVISGFTTASAIVIALSQAKYFLGYSIERSSKIIPLIKSIIYGADKFLWPPFVMGSIILAIILTMKHLGQTRKNLRFLRAAGPLTAVVLGTAFVKVYHPSSISLVGEIPQGLPKFSVPKEFGHIKSLIPTTILITGVAILESVGIAKALAAKNGYDLDSNQELFGLGVANIVGSFFSAYPTTGSFSRSAVNHESGAKTGLSGLLMGIIMGCALQFLTPLFESIPQCALAAIVISAVLGLVDYGEAIFLWRVDKRDFLLWTITCIVTLFLGIEIGVLAGVGVSLAFVIHESANPHIAILGRLPGTTVYRNTQQYPEAYTYNGIVIVRIDAPIYFANISYIKDRLREYEIEGDGSTRRGPEVTRVHFVIIEMAPITYVDSSAVQALKDLYQEYNSRDIQIAISNPNREVLLTLTKAGVVDLIGKEWYFVRVHDAVQVCLQHVQSFNESSPSPRTPMSMLEDKPSLFQRLLKYKPEESSPSQLESGNRQSLISKDDDTHSEPLLSKKS, from the exons ATGGCGGAGATAAGCTTCTCCTCCCCCAGCGCCGGCGACCTCGCCGCCGCTCGACAACCGGTGAAAATCATCCACCTGCAGCATCCTTCCAGCTCCCCCCGCGCCACCTTGTCATCTTTGGCAAATAATCATGGCTTTTTCTCCTCATGGCAAACCAAGATGAAGCGGATGACTTTGACGGATTGGATTCAGCTCTTCTTGCCCTGCTACCGTTGGATTAGCACCTACAAATGGCGTGAATATCTGCAGCCAGACCTCATGGCTGGCATCACTGTCGGAATCATGCTCGTTCCTCAG TCCATGTCTTATGCAAAGCTAGCAGGGCTGCGACCCATTTATGGACTTT ATTCTGGTTTTCTGCCTATATTCGTGTATACCATTTTTGGGTCATCTCGCCAGCTTGCTATCGGGCCTGTCGCCTTGACGTCCCTCTTGGTCTCTAACGTATTGGGGAACATAGTGGACTCATCGGAACAGTTGTACACGGATCTTGCTATACTTCTGGCACTTATGGTTGGTGTTTTGGAGTGTATTATGGGGCTTTTAAG GCTTGGATGGCTAATTCGATTCATCAGCCATTCTGTGATTTCTGGTTTTACTACCGCTTCAGCCATTGTTATTGCCCTGTCTCAGGCAAAATATTTCCTGGGCTACAGTATTGAAAGAAGCAGCAAAATAATTCCATTGATTAAGAGCATAATTTATGGTGCCGACAAG TTCTTGTGGCCACCTTTCGTCATGGGCTCTATTATATTAGCCATCATTTTAACCATGAAGCACTTG GGACAAACCAGGAAAAATTTGCGGTTTTTACGGGCAGCTGGTCCCCTCACAGCTGTTGTGCTGGGTACAGCCTTTGTGAAAGTATACCATCCATCTTCAATTTCATTG GTTGGTGAAATACCTCAAGGTCTGCCAAAGTTTTCTGTCCCGAAAGAATTTGGACATATAAAGTCTCTGATTCCAACAACAATTCTCATCACTGGCGTGGCGATTTTG gaATCTGTAGGGATTGCCAAGGCATTAGCAGCAAAGAATGGATATGATTTGGATTCTAATCAAGAG TTATTTGGTCTTGGTGTTGCAAATATTGTTGGTTCATTCTTTTCAGCATATCCTACCACTG GCTCATTTTCGAGGTCGGCTGTGAATCATGAAAGTGGAGCAAAAACAGGCTTATCTGGGCTACTAATGGGAATCATCATGGGCTGTGCACTTCAGTTTCTGACACCATTATTTGAATCCATACCCCAG TGTGCTCTGGCTGCAATCGTGATTTCTGCTGTTCTTGGATTG GTGGATTACGGTGAGGCTATTTTCTTGTGGCGTGTAGATAAGAGAGACTTCCTTCTCTGGACCATTACTTGTATTGTGACCTTGTTCCTTGGGATAGAGATTGGCGTGCTTGCCGGT GTTGGTGTTTCACTTGCTTTCGTCATCCATGAATCTGCTAATCCACATATTG CTATATTGGGCCGTCTACCTGGCACCACTGTCTATAGAAACACCCAACAGTACCCGGAAGCATATACTTACAATGGAATAGTGATTGTTCGCATAGATGCACCGATCTATTTTGCAAATATAAGTTACATCAAAGACAG GCTGCGAGAGTATGAAATTGAAGGTGATGGATCTACAAGACGTGGACCCGAAGTTACAAGAGTTCATTTTGTAATTATAGAGATGGCAC CCATAACTTATGTGGACTCTAGTGCTGTTCAGGCTTTAAAAGACTTGTATCAAGAGTACAACTCACGGGACATTCAG ATCGCCATTTCCAATCCAAACCGAGAAGTTCTGCTGACGCTAACAAAAGCTGGAGTGGTCGATCTGATAGGGAAAGAATGGTATTTTGTTAGAGTACACGACGCAGTCCAAGTTTGTCTGCAACATGTACAGAGCTTTAATGAGTCATCCCCATCCCCTAGGACGCCAATGTCAATGCTGGAGGACAAACCGAGCCTTTTCCAAAGATTATTGAAATATAAACCAGAAGAATCATCTCCATCTCAACTGGAATCAGGAAACAGGCAAAGTCTCATCTCTAAAGATGATGACACTCATTCGGAGCCACTGTTATCAAAGAAGTCGTGA
- the LOC140894789 gene encoding sulfate transporter 4.1, chloroplastic-like isoform X2, whose amino-acid sequence MAEISFSSPSAGDLAAARQPVKIIHLQHPSSSPRATLSSLANNHGFFSSWQTKMKRMTLTDWIQLFLPCYRWISTYKWREYLQPDLMAGITVGIMLVPQSMSYAKLAGLRPIYGLYSGFLPIFVYTIFGSSRQLAIGPVALTSLLVSNVLGNIVDSSEQLYTDLAILLALMVGVLECIMGLLRLGWLIRFISHSVISGFTTASAIVIALSQAKYFLGYSIERSSKIIPLIKSIIYGADKGQTRKNLRFLRAAGPLTAVVLGTAFVKVYHPSSISLVGEIPQGLPKFSVPKEFGHIKSLIPTTILITGVAILESVGIAKALAAKNGYDLDSNQELFGLGVANIVGSFFSAYPTTGSFSRSAVNHESGAKTGLSGLLMGIIMGCALQFLTPLFESIPQCALAAIVISAVLGLVDYGEAIFLWRVDKRDFLLWTITCIVTLFLGIEIGVLAGVGVSLAFVIHESANPHIAILGRLPGTTVYRNTQQYPEAYTYNGIVIVRIDAPIYFANISYIKDRLREYEIEGDGSTRRGPEVTRVHFVIIEMAPITYVDSSAVQALKDLYQEYNSRDIQIAISNPNREVLLTLTKAGVVDLIGKEWYFVRVHDAVQVCLQHVQSFNESSPSPRTPMSMLEDKPSLFQRLLKYKPEESSPSQLESGNRQSLISKDDDTHSEPLLSKKS is encoded by the exons ATGGCGGAGATAAGCTTCTCCTCCCCCAGCGCCGGCGACCTCGCCGCCGCTCGACAACCGGTGAAAATCATCCACCTGCAGCATCCTTCCAGCTCCCCCCGCGCCACCTTGTCATCTTTGGCAAATAATCATGGCTTTTTCTCCTCATGGCAAACCAAGATGAAGCGGATGACTTTGACGGATTGGATTCAGCTCTTCTTGCCCTGCTACCGTTGGATTAGCACCTACAAATGGCGTGAATATCTGCAGCCAGACCTCATGGCTGGCATCACTGTCGGAATCATGCTCGTTCCTCAG TCCATGTCTTATGCAAAGCTAGCAGGGCTGCGACCCATTTATGGACTTT ATTCTGGTTTTCTGCCTATATTCGTGTATACCATTTTTGGGTCATCTCGCCAGCTTGCTATCGGGCCTGTCGCCTTGACGTCCCTCTTGGTCTCTAACGTATTGGGGAACATAGTGGACTCATCGGAACAGTTGTACACGGATCTTGCTATACTTCTGGCACTTATGGTTGGTGTTTTGGAGTGTATTATGGGGCTTTTAAG GCTTGGATGGCTAATTCGATTCATCAGCCATTCTGTGATTTCTGGTTTTACTACCGCTTCAGCCATTGTTATTGCCCTGTCTCAGGCAAAATATTTCCTGGGCTACAGTATTGAAAGAAGCAGCAAAATAATTCCATTGATTAAGAGCATAATTTATGGTGCCGACAAG GGACAAACCAGGAAAAATTTGCGGTTTTTACGGGCAGCTGGTCCCCTCACAGCTGTTGTGCTGGGTACAGCCTTTGTGAAAGTATACCATCCATCTTCAATTTCATTG GTTGGTGAAATACCTCAAGGTCTGCCAAAGTTTTCTGTCCCGAAAGAATTTGGACATATAAAGTCTCTGATTCCAACAACAATTCTCATCACTGGCGTGGCGATTTTG gaATCTGTAGGGATTGCCAAGGCATTAGCAGCAAAGAATGGATATGATTTGGATTCTAATCAAGAG TTATTTGGTCTTGGTGTTGCAAATATTGTTGGTTCATTCTTTTCAGCATATCCTACCACTG GCTCATTTTCGAGGTCGGCTGTGAATCATGAAAGTGGAGCAAAAACAGGCTTATCTGGGCTACTAATGGGAATCATCATGGGCTGTGCACTTCAGTTTCTGACACCATTATTTGAATCCATACCCCAG TGTGCTCTGGCTGCAATCGTGATTTCTGCTGTTCTTGGATTG GTGGATTACGGTGAGGCTATTTTCTTGTGGCGTGTAGATAAGAGAGACTTCCTTCTCTGGACCATTACTTGTATTGTGACCTTGTTCCTTGGGATAGAGATTGGCGTGCTTGCCGGT GTTGGTGTTTCACTTGCTTTCGTCATCCATGAATCTGCTAATCCACATATTG CTATATTGGGCCGTCTACCTGGCACCACTGTCTATAGAAACACCCAACAGTACCCGGAAGCATATACTTACAATGGAATAGTGATTGTTCGCATAGATGCACCGATCTATTTTGCAAATATAAGTTACATCAAAGACAG GCTGCGAGAGTATGAAATTGAAGGTGATGGATCTACAAGACGTGGACCCGAAGTTACAAGAGTTCATTTTGTAATTATAGAGATGGCAC CCATAACTTATGTGGACTCTAGTGCTGTTCAGGCTTTAAAAGACTTGTATCAAGAGTACAACTCACGGGACATTCAG ATCGCCATTTCCAATCCAAACCGAGAAGTTCTGCTGACGCTAACAAAAGCTGGAGTGGTCGATCTGATAGGGAAAGAATGGTATTTTGTTAGAGTACACGACGCAGTCCAAGTTTGTCTGCAACATGTACAGAGCTTTAATGAGTCATCCCCATCCCCTAGGACGCCAATGTCAATGCTGGAGGACAAACCGAGCCTTTTCCAAAGATTATTGAAATATAAACCAGAAGAATCATCTCCATCTCAACTGGAATCAGGAAACAGGCAAAGTCTCATCTCTAAAGATGATGACACTCATTCGGAGCCACTGTTATCAAAGAAGTCGTGA